Proteins from a single region of Choloepus didactylus isolate mChoDid1 chromosome 10, mChoDid1.pri, whole genome shotgun sequence:
- the LOC119505260 gene encoding tubulin polyglutamylase complex subunit 2-like, whose translation MEDKPSPLLGGNKPHLEKLTLGITRILESSPGVTEVTIIEKAPAERHMISSWEQKNNCVLPEDVKNFYLMTNGFHMTWSVKLDEHTIPLGSMAINSISKLTQLNQSSMYSLPNAPTLADLEDDSNEASEDQPQKPHFDSRSVIFELDSCNGNGKVCLVYKSGKPALAQDTEIWFLDRALYWHFLTDTFTAYYRLLITHLGLPQWQYAFTSYGMSPQAKQWFNMYKPITYNTNLLTEETDSFVNKLDPSKVFKSKNKTLIPKKKGPVQPAGTQKGSSGPSTSKSSSGSGNSVRK comes from the coding sequence ATGGAGGACAAGCCGTCTCCGCTGCTGGGCGGCAACAAGCCGCACCTGGAGAAGCTGACTCTCGGAATCACTCGCATCCTAGAATCTTCCCCAGGAGTAACTGAGGTGACCATCATAGAAAAAGCACCTGCTGAACGTCATATGATTTCTTCATGGGAACAAAAAAATAACTGTGTGCTGCCTGAGGATGTGAAGAATTTTTACCTGATGACCAATGGCTTCCATATGACATGGAGTGTGAAGCTGGATGAACACACCATTCCATTGGGCAGCATGGCAATTAACAGCATCTCAAAACTGACTCAACTCAACCAGTCTTCCATGTATTCACTTCCTAATGCACCAACTCTTGCAGACCTGGAGGACGATTCAAATGAAGCCAGTGAGGACCAACCACAGAAACCCCACTTTGACTCTCGCAGTGTGATATTCGAACTGGATTCTTGCAATGGGAATGGGAAGGTTTGCCTTGTCTACAAAAGTGGGAAACCAGCATTAGCACAAGACACTGAAATCTGGTTCCTGGACAGAGCTTTATACTGGCATTTTCTCACAGATACGTTTACTGCTTATTATCGCCTGCTTATCACCCACCTGGGCCTGCCCCAGTGGCAGTATGCTTTCACCAGCTATGGCATGAGCCCCCAGGCCAAGCAATGGTTCAACATGTATAAACCCATCACCTATAACACAAACCTTCTCACAGAAGAGACTGACTCCTTTGTGAACAAGTTGGATCCCAGCAAAGTGTTCAAGAGCAAGAACAAGACCTTAATCCCCAAAAAGAAAGGGCCCGTGCAGCCTGCAGGTACTCAGAAAGGTTCCTCAGGTCCGTCTACCTCTAAATCCTCCTCTGGCTCTGGAAACTCTGTCCGGAAAtga
- the LOC119505658 gene encoding interferon beta-like encodes MTHKCIFQIALLLCFSTTALSSSYNLLRFQQRSSTVACQNLLKKLNGSAEYCLQDRINFEVPEGIKQPQRFQKEEAALVIYEMLQQILGLFSGKLSSTGWNETIIENLLAELYQQMDHLETTLEDESSAWGDFMTVLHLKSYYLRIVQYLKAKEYSSCAWTIVRVEILRNFFFINRLTEYLQN; translated from the coding sequence ATGACCCACAAGTGTATCTTCCAAATCGCTCTCCTGTTGTGCTTCTCCACCACAGCTCTTTCCAGTAGCTACAACTTGCTTCGATTCCAACAAAGAAGCAGCACTGTGGCTTGTCAGAACCTCCTGAAGAAGCTGAATGGAAGTGCTGAATACTGCCTCCAGGACAGGATAAACTTCGAGGTCCCAGAGGGGATAAAGCAACCCCAGCGTTTCCAGAAGGAGGAAGCCGCCTTGGTCATCTATGAGATGCTCCAGCAGATCTTGGGactattctcagggaaactctcCAGCACTGGCTGGAATGAGACCATCATTGAGAACCTCCTTGCTGAACTCTATCAGCAGATGGATCACCTGGAGACAACTCTGGAAGACGAAAGCTCTGCCTGGGGTGACTTCATGACCGTTCTGCACCTGAAGAGCTATTACCTGAGGATCGTGCAGTACCTGAAGGCCAAAGAGTACAGCAGTTGTGCCTGGACAATAGTCCGAGTGGAAATCCTGAGGAACTTTTTCTTCATTAACAGACTTACAGAGTACCTCCAAAACTGA